From the Elusimicrobiota bacterium genome, one window contains:
- the rimI gene encoding ribosomal protein S18-alanine N-acetyltransferase: MELKFQRLTKHNLESVLEIEKLSFKNPWNKEMFEKEITLEISNFFVAEISEKIVGYGGFWKMGEEADIVNIAVHPDFRSKGLGKKILEFILESAKKDGIKKVFLEVRSQNTSAQSLYKSFGFKPVAVRPKYYSNDDAVIMEIKIGTVVLAQ, encoded by the coding sequence ATGGAATTAAAGTTTCAAAGGTTAACAAAGCATAATTTGGAAAGCGTCTTAGAAATAGAAAAACTCTCATTTAAAAATCCCTGGAACAAAGAGATGTTTGAAAAAGAAATAACGCTTGAGATTTCGAATTTTTTTGTCGCAGAGATAAGTGAAAAGATCGTTGGATACGGGGGATTTTGGAAAATGGGCGAAGAGGCCGATATAGTAAATATCGCGGTTCATCCTGATTTTAGGTCAAAAGGTCTCGGCAAAAAAATACTTGAATTTATTTTAGAATCTGCGAAAAAAGACGGAATAAAAAAAGTGTTTTTGGAAGTGCGTTCTCAAAATACAAGCGCTCAAAGCCTGTACAAATCATTCGGATTTAAACCAGTGGCTGTGAGGCCCAAATATTACTCAAATGATGACGCAGTTATAATGGAAATAAAAATAGGGACAGTTGTACTAGCTCAATAA